The DNA segment GCCCGGCCCCGGCCGCACAGGAGTGGGGGCCACCTCTTGACTCGTGTATTCTGGTGTTCCGACCGGCCGGACACGCATGTGACCGGCCCACAAGTGGAGGCTCCGATCTCCCACCCGGCCGACCTCACGGTTGGCGGGTCAACGGTCCGGCTGCGCCCCGCGAGACTCGCGACGGTGCTCCAGATCTATGTGGAGCCCCGCCTGTGTCCCGTCCGGGGCATTTTTCATGTACCGGCGCGGTTGGTCACACCGAAAAGACGTTACGCGGCAGTCCGCCAGGCCGTCGCGTGGTGCTACCGAGGAGGATCCATCAGCGCCGAGCCCCGCATCAACGACCGGATTCGCGTTCCCGAAGTGCGACTTGTCGGTCCCAGCGGCGAGCAGGTCGGGATTGTTCCGCTTGCCAAGGCCCTTGAGCTTGCTCAGGAGTACGACCTCGACCTGGTCGAGGTGGCGGCGAACGCTCGCCCGCCCGTCTGCAAGCTCATGGACTACGGGAAGTTCAAGTACGAGTCGGCCATGAAGGCCCGTGAGGCGCGCAAGAACCAGGCGCACACGGTCATCAAGGAGATGAAGCTCCGGCCGAAGATCGACCCGCACGACTACGACACCAAAAAGGGTCACGTCGTCCGGTTCCTCAAGCAGGGTGACAAGGTCAAGATCACGATCATGTTCCGTGGTCGCGAGCAGTCCCGCCCCGAGCTGGGCTTCCGGCTGCTGCAGCGGCTCGCGTCCGACGTGGAGGACCTCGGCTTCATCGAGTCGAATCCGAAGCAGGACGGCCGAAACATGATCATGGTGCTCGGTCCGCACAAGAAGAAGACCGAGGCGATGGCCGAGGCCCGCGAGGCGCAGGCCGCCCGCAAGGCGGAGCGCCAGAGTGGAGTCGCCGCGGACGCGTCCGTGGACGAGCCCGCCGAGGAGCCCACCGAGGAGCACGCCCAGGCGTGATCCCCGAGGCGTGAGCCCCGGTTCACGCCGGGGCGCCCCGCCCCGGACATCAATCGATATGCATGACGCTCCCGCTTGCCGGTTTCAGCCTGCGGGAGCGCCACTGACGAGGAGAGAACGGCGCATGCCGAAGAACAAGACGCACAGCGGTGCCAGCAAGCGCTTCAAGGTCACCGGCTCCGGCAAGGTGCTGCGTGAGCGCGCCGGCAAGCGCCACCTGCTCGAGCACAAGTCGTCCCGCGTGACGCGTCGCCTCACCGGCAACGCCGAGATGGCCCCGGGCGACGCCGCGAAGATCAAGAAGCTTCTCGGCAAGTGAGCCGCCGCGCCCCACACACTGGAGGGGGCGCGCGACTCGGACCGGGACTCAATCGAACCGGGCCGTGTGACGACAACCACGGCCCCGCTACAAGGAGTTAACAAGTGGCACGCGTCAAGCGGGCAGTCAACGCCCACAAGAAGCGCCGGGCGATCCTCGAGCAGGCCAGCGGCTACCGTGGCCAGCGCTCCCGCCTGTACCGCAAGGCGAAGGAGCAGGTCACCCACTCCCTCGTCTACAACTACAACGACCGCAAGAAGCGCAAGGGCGACTTCCGTCAGCTGTGGATCCAGCGCATCAACGCCGCTGCCCGCGCCAACGGCATGACGTACAACCGCTTCATCCAGGGTCTGAAGGCCGCCAACATCGAGGTGGACCGCAAGATCCTGGCCGACCTCGCGGTGACGGACGCCAACGCGTTCGCCGCGCTCGTCGAGGTCGCCCAGAAGGCGCTTCCGAGCGACGTCAACGCCCCGAAGGCCGCCTGAACTTCGGCCTGACGACGTTGTGACGCGGACCCGCAGGCCCCGGCCTGCGGGTCCGCCGCATTTCCGGACCGGCCGGGTCCCCCGTCCCCCGTGACGGACCGGCCCCCACGCACCGAACCACAGAAGCGAGCCGCCGCCCATGGGCACCCCCGAGCTGATCTCCCCGCGATCCCCGCGCGTCACCGCCGCCAGGAAGCTGGCCCGCCGCGCCGTCCGCGGCAAGGAGCGCCGGTTCATCGCCGAGGGCCCGCAGGCCGTACGGGAGGCCATCGCGCACCGCACGGGCGGCGCGCCCACGCTCATCGAGCTGTTCGCCACCGTCGAGGCCGCCGAGCGGCACGCCGAGATCGTCGAGGCGGCCCGCGCGGCCGGGGTCCGGGTCCACTTCGCCGACGACCGGACCGTCGCCGACATCTCCCAGACCGTCACCCCGCAGGGCCTGCTGGGCGTCTGCGAATTCCTGGACTCGCCGTTCGAGGAGATCCTCGCCGCCCGCCCGCAGCTGATCGCGGTGCTCGCCAACGTCCGCGACCCCGGCAACGCCGGCACCGTGCTGCGCTGCGCGGACGCCGCGGGTGCGGACGCCGTCGTGCTGACCGACGCCTCCGTCGACCTGTACAACCCCAAGTCCGTGCGGGCCTCGGTGGGTTCGCTCTTCCACCTGCCGGTCGCCGTGGGCGTACCCGTCGAGCGGGTGGTGAGCGGGCTCCAGTCGGCCGGCGTCCGGATTCTCGCCGCCGACGGTGCGGGCGACCGGGACCTCGACGCCGAGCTGGACACCGGCTCGATGGGCGGGCCCACCGCCTGGGTCTTCGGCAACGAGGCGTGGGGTCTGCCGGAGGAGACCCGGGCGCTGGCGGACGCGGTGGTCCGCGTCCCCATCCACGGCCGGGCCGAGAGCCTCAACCTCGCGACGGCCGCCGCGGTCTGCCTCTACGCCTCCGCCCGTGCCCAGCGCAGCCCCGGCGGCTGCCGCGCGGTGTCACCCGCCTGAGGGGCGTCCTGCCGAACCCCCCGGTACTTCCGATCCGAGCTAGTAGGCTTGCGTGCCCGGGGGACCGGAAGGGGGTTACGGGGATGAGTGTGAGGACTTCCGGCACCGCGGTCACCGCCGGCAGCCGCCCGTCCGGCGCGCCGGAACGCGGCCGGCCGGCCGCCGCCGCGGGCCCGGACGCCCTGGGCGCCGGTCTCGGGCTCGATCCCGACGACCTGCCCGATGGCCTGGTCGTCGCCGACGAGACCGGCCGGGTGATCTGCTTCAACGCCGCGGCGGCCCGGATCACCGACATCGTCCCCGGCGACGCGCTCGGCCGCCCCCTGGAGCACGCGCTGCCGCTGCAGGACATCGAGGGCCGCCGCTGGTGGCGGCTCACCGACCCCTACGGCGGGCTCGCCATCCGTCGCGGCCAGCCCGAGCGCAACCTGCTGCTCGGCGGCCGCGAGGTGCTGGTCTCGGCCCGCTACGTCCGCAACCGCCCGACCGGCCCCGTCCAGCGGCTGGTGATCGCGCTGCGCGGCACCGAGGCGCGGCGCCGTACGGAGCTCAGCCACGCCGAGCTGATCGCCACCGTCGCCCATGAACTGCGCTCGCCGCTCACCTCCGTCAAGGGCTTCACCGCCACCCTCCTGCAGAAGTGGGAGCGCTTCACCGACGACCAGAAGCGGCTGATGCTGGAGACGGTGGACGCCGACGCCAACCGCGTCACCCGGCTGATCGCCGAGCTGCTGGACATCTCCCGGATCGACTCCGGGCGGCTGGAGGTACGCCGCCAGCGGGTCGACATGAGCGCCGCGGTCCGCCGGCACGTCCAGGCGCAGACCACCGCGGGCCAGCGGCCCGACCGCTTCCTGATCCGGATGCTGGAACCGCTGCCCGATCTGTGGGCGGATCCGGACAAGGTGGACCAGGTGCTGGGCAACCTGCTGGAAAACGCGGTGCGCCACGGCGAGGGAACCGTCACCATCGAGGTCGGACCGGTATCGGACACGACCAGCGCGGAGGGGACGAGCGTCACCGTGAGCGACGAGGGCCCCGGCATCCCGGAGGAGTCGATGAGCCGCGTGTTCACCCGCTTCTGGCGGGGCAGCAAGCGCGGCGGAACGGGCCTGGGCCTCTACATCGTCAAGGGCATCGTCGAGGCCCACGGCGGGACGATCACGGTCGGCCGGGCGCCCGCCGGCGGCGCACAGTTCCGATTTAGCCTGCCCGTCGCGGCGCCGGCCTTCATGGCCTGAGCACTCCGCGGCGGGCGCCCCGCGGGGGCGCGGACCGGCCGCGCCGCCCGCCCCCCTTAGACTTGACCTTTGGCAC comes from the Streptomyces angustmyceticus genome and includes:
- a CDS encoding sensor histidine kinase yields the protein MSVRTSGTAVTAGSRPSGAPERGRPAAAAGPDALGAGLGLDPDDLPDGLVVADETGRVICFNAAAARITDIVPGDALGRPLEHALPLQDIEGRRWWRLTDPYGGLAIRRGQPERNLLLGGREVLVSARYVRNRPTGPVQRLVIALRGTEARRRTELSHAELIATVAHELRSPLTSVKGFTATLLQKWERFTDDQKRLMLETVDADANRVTRLIAELLDISRIDSGRLEVRRQRVDMSAAVRRHVQAQTTAGQRPDRFLIRMLEPLPDLWADPDKVDQVLGNLLENAVRHGEGTVTIEVGPVSDTTSAEGTSVTVSDEGPGIPEESMSRVFTRFWRGSKRGGTGLGLYIVKGIVEAHGGTITVGRAPAGGAQFRFSLPVAAPAFMA
- a CDS encoding TrmH family RNA methyltransferase, translating into MGTPELISPRSPRVTAARKLARRAVRGKERRFIAEGPQAVREAIAHRTGGAPTLIELFATVEAAERHAEIVEAARAAGVRVHFADDRTVADISQTVTPQGLLGVCEFLDSPFEEILAARPQLIAVLANVRDPGNAGTVLRCADAAGADAVVLTDASVDLYNPKSVRASVGSLFHLPVAVGVPVERVVSGLQSAGVRILAADGAGDRDLDAELDTGSMGGPTAWVFGNEAWGLPEETRALADAVVRVPIHGRAESLNLATAAAVCLYASARAQRSPGGCRAVSPA
- the rplT gene encoding 50S ribosomal protein L20, with the translated sequence MARVKRAVNAHKKRRAILEQASGYRGQRSRLYRKAKEQVTHSLVYNYNDRKKRKGDFRQLWIQRINAAARANGMTYNRFIQGLKAANIEVDRKILADLAVTDANAFAALVEVAQKALPSDVNAPKAA
- the rpmI gene encoding 50S ribosomal protein L35: MPKNKTHSGASKRFKVTGSGKVLRERAGKRHLLEHKSSRVTRRLTGNAEMAPGDAAKIKKLLGK
- the infC gene encoding translation initiation factor IF-3, whose protein sequence is MVTPKRRYAAVRQAVAWCYRGGSISAEPRINDRIRVPEVRLVGPSGEQVGIVPLAKALELAQEYDLDLVEVAANARPPVCKLMDYGKFKYESAMKAREARKNQAHTVIKEMKLRPKIDPHDYDTKKGHVVRFLKQGDKVKITIMFRGREQSRPELGFRLLQRLASDVEDLGFIESNPKQDGRNMIMVLGPHKKKTEAMAEAREAQAARKAERQSGVAADASVDEPAEEPTEEHAQA